In one window of Helianthus annuus cultivar XRQ/B chromosome 17, HanXRQr2.0-SUNRISE, whole genome shotgun sequence DNA:
- the LOC110920910 gene encoding uncharacterized protein LOC110920910 codes for MIFCSKWDASIFEASETASGVYSAMYSDEYIQDEVEVIIKKISKVNFESDLSEAVVKKLFFVGKSKGAPERVIQIWFPDNRPPKWAVELIEKHASNKDFESFFPPKISSLRSPPFRDQTVVIFLYGRKKS; via the exons ATGATT TTCTGTTCAAAGTGGGATGCTTCCATATTTGAAGCTAGCGAAACAGCTTCGGGAGTTTACTCTGCCATGTATTCTGATGAGTACATTCAAGATGAGGTTGAGGTCATCATCAAAAAGATTTCCAAAGTGAATTTTGAGAG CGATTTGAGTGAAGCGGTCGTTAAAAAGCTCTTTTTCGTCGGCAAGAGCAAGGGGGCACCCGAGAGGGTGATTCAAATATGGTTCCCTGATAACCGCCCACCAAAGTGGGCCGTGGAACTAATTGAAAAACACGCTAGCAACAAAGATTTTGAGAGCTTCTTTCCCCCAAAAATTTCTTCTTTAAGGAGTCCCCCTTTCCGGGATCAGACTGTGGTCATATTTTTGTATGGAAGAAAaaaatcctag
- the LOC110920908 gene encoding uncharacterized protein LOC110920908 has product MAVPSSIHCWLESVISEILGYRGFPLTKDDGIHGLIGRDLCRSMGACIFEASSTISTFHSSMYTRDYIQDDVVVVIKKISNMHFDQDLEEGALKILFFISKSMKAPKRIIQIWFPEDVHPPKWAIERIEKHATKKGFESFIPAQDSSLRYAPYRGKRLYFRRTLNKDDEEDDAKAKATKKGFESFIPAQDSSLRYAPYRGKRLYFRRTLNKDDEEDDAKAKATKKGFESFIPAQDSSLRYVPYRGKRLYFRRTLNKDDEEDDAKAKAKAKATEYEVRDDDEEDDATNGA; this is encoded by the exons ATGGCTGTTCCATCTTCCATTCATTGTTGGTTGGAATCGGTGATCTCGGAAATTTTAG GATACCGTGGTTTTCCCCTCACAAAAGATGATGGAATTCACGGTCTCATCGGAAGAG ATTTATGTAGAAGTATGGGTGCTTGCATTTTTGAAGCTTCCAGCACAATTTCGACATTTCATTCTTCCATGTATACCAGGGATTACATTCAAGATGACGTTGTGGTCGTCATCAAAAAGATCTCCAACATGCATTTTGACCA GGATTTAGAGGAAGGGGCtcttaaaatattatttttcatTAGCAAGAGCATGAAGGCCCCAAAACGGATTATTCAAATCTGGTTCCCCGAGGATGTACACCCACCGAAGTGGGCCATCGAAAGAATCGAAAAGCATGCAACAAAGAAGGGGTTTGAGAGCTTCATACCTGCGCAAGACTCAAGTTTAAGGTATGCCCCTTACAGGGGTAAACGCCTTTATTTTAGAAGAACGCTTaataaagatgatgaagaagatgacgCTAAAGCTAAAGCAACAAAGAAGGGGTTTGAGAGCTTCATACCTGCGCAAGACTCAAGTTTAAGGTATGCCCCTTACAGGGGTAAACGCCTTTATTTTAGAAGAACGCTTaataaagatgatgaagaagatgacgCTAAAGCTAAAGCAACAAAGAAGGGGTTTGAGAGCTTCATACCTGCGCAAGACTCAAGTTTAAGGTATGTCCCTTACAGGGGTAAACGCCTTTATTTTAGAAGAACGCTTaataaagatgatgaagaagatgacgCTAAAGCTAAAGCTAAAGCTAAAGCTACTGAATATGAAGTgcgtgatgatgatgaagaagatgacgCTACTAATGGTGCGTGA